The Arachis ipaensis cultivar K30076 chromosome B10, Araip1.1, whole genome shotgun sequence DNA window AACAATATACAAATTTCCACCATTAGCTAAGTTTCTACCATTAACAACCATACAGAGTAAATTTTGTCTAACAAAGTAAGTTTCCACCATTAGCAACCATACACACAAATTTCCACAGAGTAACAAAGCATTCAAAACCATACATCCAAATTGGCAAATACAAGATAGAATCAAACTTCAAACCGAGACCGAAGaccaaagaagaagaattgaagaaccaAACTTCAGAACCAACATGCAAAGCAAGACCGAAGCAGACTTGAagaaaaatagaacaaaaattTAAGAAGAAAACCAAACCCTCCGTGAAGATAAAGATGAGAAGCCACTAACCTGGGTCCGTGCCGAGAAGCCAGCGTAGATGAAGAGTCGAAGAGGATCTGCCGAGTTACTGGGTTAGGCGGTGACGCTGGAGAAGCTGGGTTAGGCGGCGACGATGGAAGAAGAAGCGGCGGTGCTGAGGACCTGCGACTGGCGGCGGCGCTGACGACCTGGGTTAGGCGGCAACAATGGAAGGGCTAGGCGGCTACGGATTCTTTCATTCTGCGTTCTCCAGtgcatgaatgaatgaatgattggggGAAGGGGGTTGGGTCACGAAGGGGGGGTTGGGAATGACTTGgatctgtttcttttttttttaacaaattaaaaaccGGCGTCGTTTTATCCGAACCGGCCAGTTACCGGTCCGGCCGAACCGCCCAGTTCGACGGTTTTCATCACCATGACTCTTACGCATCTTAAATTGTTCTTTGGTACTGGATCCGCATAATAACTTTCGCTTGGGCTACTCTCTCATTTAAACAAAGGCCAATACAAAACAATCATTCACTCAACAATAAGGCCCAACTTGCATAGCCCAACACTGCCGAAAAATTCTATTGGCCCACCAATTATGTTCTCCCAAAAAATTGTTTAACATCATCCTTCCATTACCAATGATACTTAGCAACTAATTCTTTGCACCCCTACatgacctacatctgaaaagcCTCTCTTTTTCCATCTTGTATCAGGAGCACTGATTGTCCAAGTCTATCTAATACCACAGGTGTCGTCCAAGAGATGCATGCACATGGCATCCACACCTCTAGATATTTCCTTCAATCCATACTATAGCATTTGCCTTTCTTATTAACGTTGTTTATTTCTCTGTATTATTAGTGGTGATAAGTCTCAACTGCATTTTATTTTTTAGCTTTTCTTTAATTATGTTAATGTCTTATTAGACTATTATTTTATCATaaataaaatcttatttttactaagaaaaattacaagaaaaacaaaatatcatAGGAAAGCTTCACCTAATTTATTNNNNNNNNNNNNNNNNNNNNNNattaaataaaaaaatttaattttatctttattaactattttttatgatataaattataaaatattttagaagCAAATCATTTAGAAGTACTATATTTTTCTGAAAACAGCAATTAATaaagatttaattaaaaatttgataaaattattttactaacaaagtaattaaaccaatAAAGAAAAGACAGTTGGGGGTTACATTATCCGTTTATGCAAAGACATTAAAGCACACCAAGCTTAAGGTCTTTGTAGTAAGTACTGATAATTCAAAGAGAAGCAGAGAGGAACAAGAAGTTGAAGGGCCCGAAACCCATCAGAGGGAGAAACACTGAATGAGTAAACGATGATGAAAGTTGGAGTCTTTTGTGGGCAATTGGGGTTTCTTGCCCCTTCAATTCCTACTCTTAACTCTACACATTCATATTTTTTGCGTATACATAAAAACCATGGTGCTTCTCCTCTAAAATTGGCCGCTTTCGCTCCAAATTATgcaactcatcatcatcatcatcatcatcatcatcatcgtgaCTGTACCTTCGTTGttgcttcttctgcttcttcATCTCCTTCCTTTGGCGGTTCAGGTGCTGAATATTCCGTTATTTTCTCGCCATCATCTTTTAATTTCCCTTCATCGAACTTCTATGTCCTATTTTGCATATTGCGTGTTTATTTTCTCCTTTCCTATTATTTGAGTAGAATTTTCAATGGTCAATTTTCAAATTCCTTCCCCTTCTTTACTTAAGCATTGGTTTGGTTCCCAGCATTAAGGGAAGACTTAGTTATCAGGATTATTTTGTTGTGGACAAATTATTATTTGTGATTGAGTTTGTGTTGAAGTGAATCACATGTCTTCAGAGCAGTTTTTGGATGTGGGagtgaagaagaaaaaggagggtATAGCTGGTCTAGATCAGGACGAACTAATGGACCCAAAGCTCTTAGCTGATAATGATAGTTGTTTTTGTCAGTTCCAAGGAGTTGAAATTCACCACAAGATACAGGATGCTGCTGAATCTCAATCTCAGAGTGCATTCCAGAATCATGGTGTTTCTCATCAAATCAAGAAGCCTGGTTTCCCCATGATTCTGTTGCACGGTTTCGGAGCCTCGGTTTTCTCTTGGAAACAAGTCATGAAGCCTTTGGCAGAGGTTACTGGTTCAAAAGTTCTTGCTTTTGATAGGCCAGCATTTGGATTGACATCAAGGGTGGATTTATCAAAACATCTTTCTTCAGGAAAAGGAGATGCAAAACCTCTAAATCCATACTCAATGGCATTCTCAGTGCTTGTTACGTTGTACTTTCTTGATATGTTGAACGCTGAGAAGGCAATTTTAGTAGGGTATGTGAATATTCTTTTATTTTGTCAAGTTGCTTTGTTTTCTGATATATCAGGTTGATTTCTTCCATTTCTTTAACATCGAATAATATTCATGCATTCTAGCCAAATAAAATTCACATATATTTATTGTCAGGCACTCTGCTGGTTCACTTGTGGCAGTTAATACATATTTTGAAGCCCCCGAACGTGTTGCTGCTCTGATCCTTGTTGCTCCGGCAATTTTTGCACCACTTACTAAGCCCAAGATTGTTAAAGAAAATCCATCAAGACAAGATAACCAAATGAAAGAAGAGAGCAATGCTGTCAGTCAAAATCCAATTCTTGAGTTTTACAACATGTTGTTCAACTTTGCCAAGTTCATTGCAAATGCAATAGCAAAGATGATGAGAGGAATGATAAATATGCTTAACTCTCTGTATAGGAAATTTGTATCAGCTATCCTGCGTTCTTCTGTAGCTATAATGCTGGTAATAAACTTGTTTATGGCTAATTCAATGCCATCTTTGTTACATTTGTGCCATGCGACCCTTGCCGTTGCAATCCTTTGAAACAGACTCTAACAGTAATTTATCATTGTCACTGGTCTAATTGCCTATCAAATGGccttttccttttcatttcatgAATCTCAGGTAAGAATGGCAATTAATAAGTTTGGTACTTCTGCTGTTCGAAATGCATGGTATGATCCAAAGCAGGTCTCCGATGATGTCCTTAGTGGTTATACGAAGGTAATCTCACTGGGGATTTTCGTATTTCTTAATCTGCCATTGTTGTCTTTTCTTTTCCCCCTAACCTCAATAGTCGTGCTCATTTGGTTGCTGGCGATGAATGCAGCCATTGAGGATTAAGTATTGGGATAAGGCACTGGTTGAATTCACTGCAGCAATGCTTCTGGATGAGGAATCCAAGACAAAACCATCGCTTTCTCAAAGACTTAATGACATCTCATGTCCAGGTTAGGTCACTAGTCCTATTGTATTATTTCCACTTTCATTTGCCTAGTTTAGTCCTCAAAGGTAATATCTGGATCATGAAGTAGTTGACTTTGATAGAATATAGCTGTTATGTGCCAATCAATGTTGATAGAGATTTTCTGTAAACCAGGCAAATGAATTGGTACATATTTTATTTCTAGTTTGAATCATATGCCTACCCTGCTACATAGTTGACAAAACCATGAGTTGGATATTGAGAATATAACTGATGAATGAACTGTTTGGATGAGCAGTACTGATTGTCACCGGAGATACGGACCGGCTAGTTCCTTCATGGAATGCTGAGAGACTTTCGCGCGTTATACCAGGAGCATCGTTCGCCATAATTAAGCAGTGCGGTCATTTGCCCCACGAAGAAAAGGTGGAGGAGTTTATTTCAATTGTTGAAAATTTTCTAAAGCGATTAGTGACTGATTCAAATGAGCAGTATCTACAAACTATAACTTGAAAATTCAACTACTTGGCTTCCTACTTTACTTTCACACAAGATCCATATTGAGCAAACACCAAAGGCAATTAAACAGACGAATGAAGATTTATCGAAGGAGCAATGATGCATGCTCTTATTTAAGTTCTCAAGCATGGTCACCTCATTCTAGCGGCTAGTAAAGGCTTGGAAGTGGAAAATTTCCAAAAAGCAACAAGTAATGAGTTCATATTCCATTATACGTTCtgaatttggatcttctaaagtGAAGAAGATGGTAAAGTGATAAAGTGAGGGGTTAATCACTGTTGATTTTGTAACTTCCCTGAAATGTGTGGCCCACTATCTTAATTTAAGAGTGATAAACTCTTTACTTTATCATTTTACTAACTTTCTCACTTTAGAGGATCTTGATCCATAGGTTCTAGCCTGCGATAGTACTTGAATAAATCTTCATTGtgtttgtctttctgaatgatcTTCGTTTATACCATATGACCGGTGAGCCAAATATAAGTGACTCCTCGGATTTGACAAGACTTACCATTAACAAATAACAAGCATTAGCCAAATTAtctatttgattttgaaatgaaTTCTAAACAGTGGCAGTTTAGCAACTTCTTTCTGAGAGAAAACATCCCCCGTTACTAAGAGAAACTTCAATAAATGAACTTTCATTATTATGAATGACAGTCAGCACTATTTTTAACAGAGTTGATCCCaataatgtaaaatttatttacaATCCTGATGGAATGGCCATTTGGCCTGCTTGTTTAGCTATGTACAACCAAATAA harbors:
- the LOC107623486 gene encoding uncharacterized protein LOC107623486 isoform X1 encodes the protein MMKVGVFCGQLGFLAPSIPTLNSTHSYFLRIHKNHGASPLKLAAFAPNYATHHHHHHHHHHRDCTFVVASSASSSPSFGGSVNHMSSEQFLDVGVKKKKEGIAGLDQDELMDPKLLADNDSCFCQFQGVEIHHKIQDAAESQSQSAFQNHGVSHQIKKPGFPMILLHGFGASVFSWKQVMKPLAEVTGSKVLAFDRPAFGLTSRVDLSKHLSSGKGDAKPLNPYSMAFSVLVTLYFLDMLNAEKAILVGHSAGSLVAVNTYFEAPERVAALILVAPAIFAPLTKPKIVKENPSRQDNQMKEESNAVSQNPILEFYNMLFNFAKFIANAIAKMMRGMINMLNSLYRKFVSAILRSSVAIMLVRMAINKFGTSAVRNAWYDPKQVSDDVLSGYTKPLRIKYWDKALVEFTAAMLLDEESKTKPSLSQRLNDISCPVLIVTGDTDRLVPSWNAERLSRVIPGASFAIIKQCGHLPHEEKVEEFISIVENFLKRLVTDSNEQYLQTIT
- the LOC107623486 gene encoding uncharacterized protein LOC107623486 isoform X2, with protein sequence MMKVGVFCGQLGFLAPSIPTLNSTHSYFLRIHKNHGASPLKLAAFAPNYATHHHHHHHHHHRDCTFVVASSASSSPSFGGSEQFLDVGVKKKKEGIAGLDQDELMDPKLLADNDSCFCQFQGVEIHHKIQDAAESQSQSAFQNHGVSHQIKKPGFPMILLHGFGASVFSWKQVMKPLAEVTGSKVLAFDRPAFGLTSRVDLSKHLSSGKGDAKPLNPYSMAFSVLVTLYFLDMLNAEKAILVGHSAGSLVAVNTYFEAPERVAALILVAPAIFAPLTKPKIVKENPSRQDNQMKEESNAVSQNPILEFYNMLFNFAKFIANAIAKMMRGMINMLNSLYRKFVSAILRSSVAIMLVRMAINKFGTSAVRNAWYDPKQVSDDVLSGYTKPLRIKYWDKALVEFTAAMLLDEESKTKPSLSQRLNDISCPVLIVTGDTDRLVPSWNAERLSRVIPGASFAIIKQCGHLPHEEKVEEFISIVENFLKRLVTDSNEQYLQTIT
- the LOC107623486 gene encoding uncharacterized protein LOC107623486 isoform X3; the encoded protein is MQLIIIIIIIIIIVTVPSLLLLLLLHLLPLAVQFLDVGVKKKKEGIAGLDQDELMDPKLLADNDSCFCQFQGVEIHHKIQDAAESQSQSAFQNHGVSHQIKKPGFPMILLHGFGASVFSWKQVMKPLAEVTGSKVLAFDRPAFGLTSRVDLSKHLSSGKGDAKPLNPYSMAFSVLVTLYFLDMLNAEKAILVGHSAGSLVAVNTYFEAPERVAALILVAPAIFAPLTKPKIVKENPSRQDNQMKEESNAVSQNPILEFYNMLFNFAKFIANAIAKMMRGMINMLNSLYRKFVSAILRSSVAIMLVRMAINKFGTSAVRNAWYDPKQVSDDVLSGYTKPLRIKYWDKALVEFTAAMLLDEESKTKPSLSQRLNDISCPVLIVTGDTDRLVPSWNAERLSRVIPGASFAIIKQCGHLPHEEKVEEFISIVENFLKRLVTDSNEQYLQTIT
- the LOC107623486 gene encoding uncharacterized protein LOC107623486 isoform X4 — encoded protein: MQLIIIIIIIIIIVTVPSLLLLLLLHLLPLAVQFQGVEIHHKIQDAAESQSQSAFQNHGVSHQIKKPGFPMILLHGFGASVFSWKQVMKPLAEVTGSKVLAFDRPAFGLTSRVDLSKHLSSGKGDAKPLNPYSMAFSVLVTLYFLDMLNAEKAILVGHSAGSLVAVNTYFEAPERVAALILVAPAIFAPLTKPKIVKENPSRQDNQMKEESNAVSQNPILEFYNMLFNFAKFIANAIAKMMRGMINMLNSLYRKFVSAILRSSVAIMLVRMAINKFGTSAVRNAWYDPKQVSDDVLSGYTKPLRIKYWDKALVEFTAAMLLDEESKTKPSLSQRLNDISCPVLIVTGDTDRLVPSWNAERLSRVIPGASFAIIKQCGHLPHEEKVEEFISIVENFLKRLVTDSNEQYLQTIT